The Montipora capricornis isolate CH-2021 chromosome 3, ASM3666992v2, whole genome shotgun sequence genome includes the window CACACTTTGAGAGTGTTCTGTCTGAGTCCAAATTTTAACGTAAAAACGTTATATTCTTTGTCCAGAGAAAGGTGGATTGCTTTTGTAGTGGTATACACTGTCTCTGGTTGAGAATTTactctaaaacaagaaaataaaggtTTGATTATCGAGCAACTGCTGCCATAAAGAATAAGTGACAGAAAAAGCACTCTGCGGTGAACATAAACCATGACAACTTAAATGGTATGCTGAAAGTTAACTATTAGTATAAACACAAGCTCAGCTATTACactgatggcgtaaaaactttCGGCAGCCCCGTGTAGGGAATGTGTTTCATCGGCGCAACTCGAACTTTCACGCACGTGGTGATGAAggttataataacaataacaataacagcactgtatttcacattgaatgaaCCCGGAAAAGCAATGTCTGCTAAGCTAAAGAACCCAACATTTAGTTGTCGGCTTGTAACGGCGATTAACCAGATAAAAAATGTATTGAACGCAATAATCAAGCAATATTGTTTACCCCCGCTTTGTCCAAGTTGTGAGTGGTTTTAATTACGCAACGCTGGAGTTCAAGGACAATTCTTTGTGCTATAAGAAGATGTATTATAGAAGtttgttcaattctttgatCTGAAGTCTTTAAAAACGTGTCAATTGACGAAAGAAAGCACTGGTTTAAAATTGACAagcgaacacgctggttcgaaatTGACAATTGAACACGCTGGTTCGCAagcgaacacgctggttcgaaatCAGGACAAGCGAACACGCTCGTTCTGTCCGAAATTTGTAGGTATAACCCTATTCCTTGATCAGCCGCTGCTTACAATTCAATTTACAAACACGTAAGGCAACTACAAGCGTCTCCAATCTCACTAGCTGAATCGTCCGCTGAAACAACACACAAACCACACGGTGGAAGCGACACATGCAAAAACGTGACCTCACTACCCAAATATGGAGTATTAGTTACACCCAAATATGGTCAAAAAAGGGTCCCCTACGCTGAGATGagattaacctgcgatcaagcgtacttttcttgagacagggcgctaaaaGTACGGCGTACCTTTTCCCATCATGTCTACGGAAAAGTACACCTGGTCGCAGGTTAAGATGAGATTTTTCTTCTGTACTCACGTACGGCTCTATGATTTGCCAACTCGACGGCCGCCTCGTTGGCAATTAAATCCGCATGATTTTCATTGGTCCGTTCGCAACAACATACGTTAAGGTGACCTCATTGACAACTTCAGTTTCTTTGCTCTCTGCCTCCTTCTTGTgttctttaatttaatttctcatttttctagagtggttttcaattgagtgtcgaaagtaattggcgAATTGCTTGGTTtccttggttttgcattacttcactcagtgattggttcaaagttctcgccactttttcaaacagtcagaactgaaaccaaaaccaatcgaggCTCGCGTgcgtacattttcccgcgctttgtgtcggctacatgtaattacttcgagttttgattggtttactggatttgctccgtcctttttgattggccaaagtaattactttggttttggctttacgacactcgattgaaactcgctctaaagcGGGTATTTGTTAATTTCTACGACTGCACGCAAGACAGGATGAAATATGATGGGTGCCAGAGGGTTTTTTGGGTAAGGTTCGCTTGCACGCCCAGCACTATAAGAACTTGGAAAAGGTTCCTCTGGTACCCACAAAAACCAGTAGTCAGTAGAAAACCGTGACTTCTTTGTTGAAAATGACTCGGAAAATTACTATAGCAGTTATGGTACAGCGTTGAAAAAGAATAgccgtttaaaaaaaaatatttgcactTTTGATTCTACTGTAATCCTTTGTGTGCGTGTTTGTGTATTTGGAACATCTGTTTATGGTTACAGTTTCTATCATGTACGTTTTTTTTATACGAAAACCATAAGCAAACTCAATGACCCTCGTTTCTACTAATCGAAGAATAATAAGTGACACATCAAGCTTTAATTGAAGAGGGTTACATTCCTGTGTGTCTAAACCAAGTAtcctatttatttacttttgtttataattttgttgttgttagtttATTTCGTTGCCATGTAACCTTGTTATAAGGTAAGAAGGTGAAGAgtctttttaaattaaaataaaacaataaataaaatagacGAAACTAACCCGGCAGAAAAcacttatttctttattttagcGACATTTGAGATTCCATTTCAACGCACAGATGACATCTAAATATGGCAAAACACCACTGACGCCTTCTGTACCTAATAATAAACGAAACTTCCGTTTTCGTTTAAGAGCTTGCAACTTAAAATAGATTTTATCTCATTGATACTGCGTCCACTATCAATATTTATTAAGTGGGCGGGTAATCTACATTATCTTTATATCTCAAACTCAAATGGTGCGTGCTCTATGATCGGTCAATTAAGCTCGCCTTGTTCCTCAATAAGGCCATTTGCTTTCCTAAGCGATTCAGATGAGATACGATACGAAGCTCGTCTTCCCTAAAGCTATCACCTTAAGGTACGAGTCGGGTGGCATATAGTACGCGATTCAAACatcaaaacaataaataaacatCTCACCAACAACGTTTTTGCAGTGACCTAGCGCACCTTGTTTTCCACATGTCGGGCTTTTAAGCTCTAACAATATAAATGAGAAATTCCTCCACACTGATTGCCAAAGAGAAATGCAGTTAATTCAGTCCAAAGCGAGGTCAAAAACCCCGCATTCTGATTTGTCAATGATCAAATAAAGTCTCAGatggccaatcaaatgcgagccccggatggcgcaatttttgctccaatgcgtgatacgcgtgcttTTCTTCTGATTGATTAAGATGATCACATCTGGAAttattttcatgtatattactgAGAAGTCATCACATGATTTCTCTCgtgtaatttggaataaataagcactcgCCCCAATTTTattcgtgcttatttattccaaagtgactcgaaatcatgtgattacctattcTTACATGGAAATCTTTGTTGATATCATTGcttacatttttgtttcatcgacatacgagtttgctcacaaAAGGCACCATGCTATtttaaagaacttgttaaacttagtttATATCCAGTTTTAAACCTTTttctgcgattttcataattctgcggaatctcaccttcagctgcgttttggcttccatcaatcaaatttccgaacataacCGGGAAGACTTCAGTAAAACGATTCGTACAGATCCCATCGCTTTCCATCGGCATCGAGAatcaaagatgctgattggtgggttatgtcacgcatcaattgatttcgtcaTCTGCTGTTGGCGTCGGAAgcttgattgatggaagccaaaacccAAGACGAATTCCGAAGAATTACGAAAATCGCAGTAACCTcaataacgagccagttattagccatcagaagctgttttaaaaattcttgggtggcaaaggcGCTTATGATCCGACTCATTCtttgcaaaatgcaaaaatttcaaAGCATCACTGCTCAGAAATTATCTGGTATATCgaattaaaattttcatttgtctcaaacatgtttgttttctgtATAACTTTCACTTACCTCAGTTCTTGCTTTAAATGATGGGAAAACTGGCCATACTCTGATCCAAGACCAAGCAATACGAGTGAATGAGTTTCGATACCATGTTAACATCATATTGCATCGATGCTGTCAAAGAACTGTTCCAGCGCGAAGTAGTTTGTTACGTCAACGCGTTATTAAAAGCATTCCCCTTCCTCACTTGGCCGTATATCAAATTACAGCTGTTTTCTACACTGTTTGGGAGCCCTTAAAAACAGCGATTTGAAACGCGAACATtacgtaaacaaaagaaatagttttgaacaaaaagcacgaattttttttttttcgttttgggGTGGTGGAGATCTAAATTTGTTCAACAAACTTGTTTACCGTTTCCTTTTTGTCACGAGCTTTCTATGTAATTGAGCGCTTTTACTATAAAAAGAAGTCTAGGGCGctttcgattgaccctattccggaataagaatacgtggagtgatgattaaaacggtatgtttggcgcgtttcaaagcagcaaggataataaaaaataCGTTTAAAATAGCTTAAACatatgtttgacaattttaatgcgaatctccgtaaaaacgaaggatttatAACTTcatatattccatgtattcctattccggaatacggtcaatcgaatgcaccccTAATCTAACTTGTAAAGTATAGTTAAGTAAAGAAAGAGACGGGCTATCGATCTCGGGCGAAGATGCCTGTATGCACGGACACGCACAAACCAGAAAAAAGATGGGCGACCACAGCTCTCCAATGATTCCAAAAAAGCAACTTACAATCTAGTTTATATGTTAGCAGCAAATTAAATAAATCAAGTAAAAAACAAGTGCCCTTGAGAAAACTTCGCCCTggtcaaaataaagaaaattcaatTCAAGCTAGTGCAAAAAATACGACTTGAATGAGTTGTTGGAAGATCTGGAAAATTTTGCCTTCCTCATAAAAAACTGTCTTGTGTTAGCATATTAAAGGGGCAACGTGATGAGCTGCACATACTCGAGTTTGTTCGCTGTCGCGCTtacggaaaattctagccgccattatggattcacgcgtgagtcacgtatattcgaAGTTAATGAATTCTATGTCAAACATAGCGCTCACAATTTAATATTTACCTGTCAGGAAGAACTTTCCGGATCAATAAACGTTTGTAAATGTGAAAGTGCTTGCAGTACAAAGCGAAATTACTTTCGCTGCGCGCTTCGTAGCCAGCATCGAATTTAGCTTGCAACCAGGCGTGAAATATTCTTTGCTTCAGATAAATTCGCTTGTGCGTGTAATTCCACTCCTTCAGGTATTCTTTGCGATCCGTTAAAGCCTTCCTTTTTCTCCCGGAGTTTTTCCTTagtccaccatggccctccccagaggacgccattttgaatttgtcgattcaacttgaaaaagttaacctaacacttttcaagttttcgcaaaacgctagcgcatgcgcaactCATGAAAGTGTCCCTTTAATCATCGTTTCTGGTCTAGCCTAGTACGCAGCAGACGCCGAAGTAAGGGAAGAACGAGAACCTAAGGGAGGATCCTTCAATCGTTTTGGCACCAGCTTCGCTGATTATCATTATCCCAATTACATACAGAAATCCTTCCATTTTACCGAAAAAGATATGAAATAAATTTCGACAAGTTTAAGGAACAACAGAGAGTAGCTGCTAGAGTTTTAAAGAGGCACAGTAGATCAAGAAATTCGTTCAATGTTTGGAATAAAAGCGGCAAAGAAATGGGAAGCCTACCCGTTTCTTACTGTTCTGGGAACCTCACGTTCCAACCTCCATTTGACGTCTGTTTGTTCAATAGAGATTACGCGTCTCAGTAGGGAGACCGGGTTGGTAAGAGCCGTGCATATTTTTACAAAATGGTCAGAAGGGAAAGGGACTGGGAAGAGAATTAGCCGAAACAAAAAACCTGCTGGGATAAAGAAACCAAAGGAGGCAAGACAAGTGCTCAGACCAGACTATCTGTGACGGCAGACAtgcaaaaatgccaaaacttgAGTCAAATATGAGGTTCTGCGTCGGTGAGAGTTTCAAGCACGGAAATTTTGTTGTATCATCTGATTCCATAAAAGTAACTTGATCGCCGCTCAAAAAATTGAAAGCTCACACTTGGAACATAAGCCCTTCGTCGATTTGCACCGACAAAGGGTTACTACTCGAAATGGCCTTCAATTTTCACTTCAAACCCTGGCATTCACACCAATTTTGTAAATAGcgaatttttcatgtaaattatgTTTCTAATCAGTTAGCGTGATCTTGTTGGcctttaatttaattatttaattattagttactacatagagcagttttcaaatgagtgtcataaaaccaaaaccaaagtaattactttggccaatcaaaaaggacgggagacaatccagtaaaccaatcaaaactcgaagtaattactcgtagccgacacaaagcgcgggaaaatgtgaacgcgcgagccacaattggttttggtttcacttctaattggtggaaaaagtggcgcgagaactttgaaccaatcactgagtgaagtaattataaaccaaagcaattcgctaattactttcgacactcaattgaaaaccgctctatttgtCAACAATCAATCCTTTTGTAATCAGtatctttaatttgttaaacTAGTGTTTTTGTGTAACCTTATTGTCTTTTATAGGTGTGTTCTTGTAATTGACTTGCCCCGCGTTGATTAGCTTTCTCTAGCTATTTGCGGGGCAAGCCATCcattaattattgtattgtgTTAGCtaaataaaagttgttgttgttgttgtcaattTCAGGTTAGCCCACATTTTTGAAACTATATTTACAGTTATAAGCACGTCAGGGAGGCGATAAACCAATCTAAGAGCTAACACAGTACTAGCGTCCTCGTTTACGAACTGTATGTAGCCAGATGATGAATAAAGTTGCTTCCCCTCTCAGTACATTATTACTAGTTTTCGTTCACTGTAACTTGCTATCTTTCTTTGTTGGGCTCCTGGGTGTCAACAGCTTTCTCCAGCAAATGTTTGTTCAAGCCTCTTCGGTTGCGTGCGATTTCGACTGCGTAGAACTGGATTCTGGTGACTATGTGAATACAAACACAAACGTACTGCAATAGTAACTTAGTTCTTAAAGCAAGAAGTTTAGTTAGATCAATTTTTGCCGACGTTGATGATTAACattcaaatcacaaaaatggGAACCACCAAAACACCCTCTattctcgaccaatcagaaacaagacGAATTGTGGTACGATTGCAAACTCAAGCTTtgatttctgattggcttattttgtACTTGTCCACGATATCTTAAACTTGCTCTTAGCCACCGTGGTAACTTTGGTTATTGGTCTCAAAACAATAATTGATTGAAGGTGTTTTAAAGGGCAATATTTGCTGAAGTCCGGTATCGTTTACACATTTTCTCACTACTGACTAACATACACATTGTCTCACTACTGACTAACATACCACTTTGCTTCTAGAAAGCATTTTAGATGTGAACAAATTGGCTTCAAAATATCCAAGGACTAAACttaggacggtgtctactaattcaaaggtatttttgccccggtttatgattatgcaaaaaatgtagatcttaacaagtgttattgaaaatccaaaagaaaactggggggaatcacgcattttttaaagataattgatgaataatatttgtaaaaagctttaaaatacaaagaaatgaatGGCgatctttctcaaattgaagcttaactgaattatctctcaaatatgcatggttacccccacttTTCTCTTTGGATGCCAAgattacttactaagatctactttctccggatagttttaaaccgcgcaaaaatatccctgtattaataagcacaacccataggaaatccgagtatctcgagaggcgcacaacgtatgcgcaataacaatagtaggcgccgtccttaagtTTTCTGATTTCCATAATCAACAAAAGATTAGCCAATGATCAAAAGATGatttagtattattattattattattattattattattattattaaattactattattattatttggtgACAAAAGCGCTAATGAGCCTATACGTAACGTTGGAGGtatttaattttcaattctGTATATTGGGCTCTGCTTTTAAGGGATACTTGCAGCTAATTATGCAATGCATTTTTAACACTCAGAGCTAATTTCTAGGCTGATTGATTGCAAAAAAATCACTGATGTTCATATGCTAATCAGACTTAAGTTGTAACCAAggaacaaagaaattattgcaTAATACTATaaattcagttttgttttaCCTAAGATGGTATTGTCTTCATCATAGCCCCTCTTGCAATCAATTCTTAAAACGAAAGACAACAATAATTCTATTTTAAgcaaaacaaattaacaaagATAACATCATTTTCATCATGTGAATGGACATTGCAGGGCCTGTAAATGTACCTATTATTAAGtataatgacgtaatgaaaaacagaaaaaaattaaataggtTAAAGACTCTTTTtgtcacttgaaaaaaatttaaggacgttcacggGAAAATCTTTCCACTTTGAAATTTGTTAcatttctcgcctgaagttaggtcataaattacttattccaaaaatgaaaaaaacattggggggtcaccgaccttgtttcggagaaaaaggcaagggagaaatgccctaatttcgatagataggtcatcataacgagatgtagcctccTCTACTCACTCGttgaaaatcacaaaaatgatATATTAGAGTGAATGTTTCTGTGCAcagaaatataggagtgggttttttagataattgcatgccactggggatgtcgtaaacagtagagttaatcctgAACAAGCGTTTTCGCAAGCGCTACCCGTTGTAACCACTTCCGGAACTCAGCACTTCttgcattgtgattttttttcatttcatcataaaattattttatagattgtaagaagagcaagtgattcatgtcttaaaaaataAGGGTCACCGATGacctaaacgagtaaaatcgatgtgatgttgcaatttagtttgtcacgattttgcgtgacctgtaggggaaggactggaacccaagacaggatcgatcgatgaaaggtttttgtaaaaaaaaaactttgtcgagcttagcaacgaagttttaagcaggcgttatctttatttggttagtgttttgtatcatgTTTCGCCATTGCCGCctttctcatcttctggagtgtggtttttgggAAATATAATCTCTGGCTGTTTCCTcacaggtccgcactattcaagtggatgaggaagagaagataattctgctctactgtcatgaaagtaaagaaaaagaacttcaaaaacatgcactCATTTTGAACGAAGAAGTTTGTAACGAAattaaaaacaccaaaaaaaacccaaccccattaaatttacgcaacgtcgcTGACTATTAAACTAACccttcctcgagttttcaaaactttccacCACTACTCGATTAGCGCCTTTTTCCAGGTTCccggtcctttctctttaacgttcCATGATGAATtcgaaataaatgtgccattcttgaGCCGATCTGGAAATTTTTTCCCGGTGTTTTTGTCACCATAAgatcttaactaatgcttgaagtaatgcgtgacatattacagtcgcgttacccgcgcagtaaaagttgcgcacaaacaattagtgcgaacgtccttaaatgcctGTTATCACACGTTTAGATGATAACTTGGAATATTTATGGATttgacaaatgagaaaactATCATCTTTGCACTAAATGGACTAAGTAAAATATGCAAACCAGAGGAAACTGAAGAACTTCTTGCCTTAAAAGAGTTCCAAAGTTATAGTCGTCAATCTTTCCTTCATACATGTGACAAAATGGCCTCCatttctaaaaagaaaaaacaggcacgcattgcgtatgtgtggtagtgcagcAACACACCGCTTCATTCCATGACTGTCAACCgagctgcattttgttttccaggagattcaagttgtctttgcgtaatatgtggCTCTAACAGCACCCactaaatattattgttttagtaccGTATATACACTGTATGTATCATTAtaatagtgccatggtagatgtctcaggtaaatagccccccgaaaagacatgtggttactagtaaaatactaaacccagtaagattgaagaaaataagagGGAATCAAGAAAAATTGGCTTCGAGgcgacatgttgatcattttcaagttcccttacaacttctttgcACGGCAATTTAAGCACGTATTCTGaacgtctgacagctttccacgaCAAAAGTTCATTGTAGGTAATCCctgtccagcggggttagtatctggatgggagacctcaagATATACGACTTGCagtcagaaacataggaccgaaagTTCTACGTATtttaatgcacctatcaatttAAATCccacggggggggggggggggggggggaattggGAGTGCGGGCAAGGGGCAGGAATTTGACAATTGTTGAAACATTTCAATCAAATTCCCCAGGGTGGGAAACTAACATCAatcaaaaatgtcaaaaaaagcCCCACTCTGGGGTAAAGAATCTAAGCCAACAATACTATAATActatacaaaacaaataaaagaacatTTGAAACTGGGTTTGTTTGTGCTTTATATGTTCAACATGTCGAAACAGGTCGGATCAGTGACCCGTAAAAAAAATCCTATGACCTTTATGGTGGAATTCGATTTCAATCACAGTTAAAAATCAGATGGGTACTTAAAGATAAAAACTTTCTCAAAATAGACAAAATCTGCTTAGATGACAGTTTAAAGTATCGGATTATGGcgatgaaaataaataaatactttcTTACCTTTCTCCAACTAAAGCATGAATTTGAGAAAGCCTTGAGGGACAGACTTGGTAAACGCATCTGAACTGATACCTGGCTTCTTTCGGTCAAAGAAAAAATTTGCGCCCCCGAAGTCGCCTCGCGATCAAAAGCCCGACAGGAGGGGGGGCGGGGGGTTCAGTCTCAGGCATCAAATCCCTGCCTCTTGCACGTACTCCCTTCCCCATTAATAGGTGcataacgctcaaaaatgcgaactaagaaAGGTACAggttttgttagcctgctttatgcaaaacaaatattgatacacagtttttaggaagagcagaagaatATTTTGTCATTAGCAACAAAAtctgcgacatgaaaacaacaaattttgtaccgagaaaataaaaagttaccatcagcaaaaaaaatgtgggagatttttgctacgttcaattttcctattgtacttttggctgcatgTGGAAGGGGTAGGGATGCTCATCGTCTcacttaggggtgtaaattttggattttgatctcacttagggtgttctggggaGAACACCATTATTTGTAGCCCATACagtatgtagccgtgaaggtctcgtttagggtttcacgcgaagaaatataaaaatacttatttaatatgttttacATGTGGTCTCTTTTTGAGGGTCAAACACTCCACGAAGAAAGttggtctccttcaggggtttaattcaaaatttcgtCGAGCATCCCCACCCTCCATACGTGGTCCCCCTCCTCCCCCCGGGCCCTTTACCTTCTTCTCCGACTTCAACACCTCTTGTTTCCAAgaataaaggaaacaaaatgtTGCTTAGGTGCTATGGTACGACATTCCGACTGAAGTCAGAAATCCTCCATTTTCAAGTCCATTTAAATCCTTATTCATTAATCGAACCTCGCCAAAATGTTTGACAGTAATTTCTGGAAAAGCTAGACGTTATGTTCCACAAATCCCttttacattttaaattttagtaggttagggttaggaaaCTTTGCTGTAATGTTTAGGTGTCCACAATTAGTGGAAGGGACTTTTCCCCTCTGCTAAATAACACCAGCATGTTAATAAAGTTATCAATCCTGTATCTATTAATTTTAACAGTTAAGAGGGCCCTGACTCTAACCATGGCACTGGTGATAACTGCtctgtaataaattatttagttGTTGAAGCTTTaagcttaaagtggtactatgatcaaaaaatcatttcctttttttctccagattttgaaagcgtgtttgcttaacacctacctggcaaaagtttgagctttgagttttatccaaacgCTGtctattttgagtgtaagttttggatttcacggtccgccattactcacgttcaaaactggccgattggacctcagagggttggatctagagaaaatgacgtaatttactcactagcttaaaatttcagcgtgtaaacgcaatttattacatatgcaaaacacgggtttaaaagtctgaaagcccgaaactcccgtgctgcatattaattcggccgcgtacacacgcattgcattcttaaactagtgagtctttgacgtcattttctcctcgacccagttctctcaagattttaaagttagtaatggcggaccaataaataagaaaattccagttaaaataaacaggtgtctttttaaaatcagaacttaaaacttgggtcagttagtgtttagttaacatagttttgaaatccaaagaaaaaaaagaattgtttttttggtcgcagtaccactttaagagaTGTTTGCAATGATTTGCtgaaaaacagtttaaaatttaataaGTTGCATTTGTGGAAATAGTGTCAATGAGAGCAAACCCTACCACTTTGGCTTCATCTGATTTAAAATCTTCCACTCTAATGACATCCACCTGTAGAAATATCAACATGGAATCCATCTCATGTCTTGCAAGAAATGCTACAAGAGTGTGTTTAAGTCCCTATGAGGCTtattttttccccctttttGAACTTCTCACTTTTCTACAGTCTGAAGTGTAGTACTTCAAAAAAATTTCCCCCATAGTATATCCATGCGTTTTAGCGGGCATTTGATTAATATGCAAAAAA containing:
- the LOC138043626 gene encoding protein PBDC1-like, with amino-acid sequence MAGGSGVDTNPDNYGNEAGMEMVWAMKAHHHAETYFKLISAIDASRLRLTKFDDDIYRQFKRYFKMLKVDVIRVEDFKSDEAKVKWRPFCHMYEGKIDDYNFGTLLRIDCKRGYDEDNTILVTRIQFYAVEIARNRRGLNKHLLEKAVDTQEPNKER